The DNA region AACGTAAGCACGCGGCGAACCCTACGCAAAATCGCGCCGATTCTGGCTTGAGCAAGAAAAGTCCTTTGCCTAAGCTGCAATAACACTTGCCGCGTCAACGAACCGCCCACTATAATCCTGCCTAGTCAACCATTGCATTCGCACGAGAATCATGACCGAGCCGTCCTCTACACCCACGCCGGACGTCATCAGCGAGTACCAGCTAGGCGAAAGTGTCGGCTACCTGCTATCGCGCGTGAAATCGACCATGTCGAACCTGGTGAATCAGCGCAGCATGGCCGAGTTGGGCATTACCAGCCAGCAGGGCAGCATCCTGTTCATGGTGGCGAGCGGCAAGTGCCTGCTGGCAGCCGAACTGGCGCGCGAATACGGCGTCGACGCAAGCGCCATCACGCGTCTGATCGACCGTCTGGAAAAACGCGGCCTGCTGACACGGGTGCGCAGCAACGAAGACCGGCGCGTCGTGCGCCTCGCGCTGACGCCCGAAGGTCTCGCGATCGCCGCCAGAATGCCCGCTATTTTCAATAGCGTGATGGACCACCTGCTCGGCGGCTTTACCCCGGAAGAAGTTGGTTTTCTGAAGAGCATGCTGCGTCGCGTGCTCGTCAATTCCGGCGAACATACGGGACTAACCCGTGATGCAGCAAGCAATTTTGACAGTAAATCGTAAGAAATTGCTTGCAGTGTCCATCATTACATTTCACTCAAAGAGTCGAGCGATGAAATCCCTTTCCCTGCCCGCGCCCGCGCTTTCGAGCCGGGCCGCCGTCGCCGCCGCGGTGACGGCGCTCGCCCTCACAGGGTGCGCGAACTACTTCGGCATGAAAACCGACAAGCAGATCTCG from Paraburkholderia aromaticivorans includes:
- a CDS encoding MarR family winged helix-turn-helix transcriptional regulator, with translation MTEPSSTPTPDVISEYQLGESVGYLLSRVKSTMSNLVNQRSMAELGITSQQGSILFMVASGKCLLAAELAREYGVDASAITRLIDRLEKRGLLTRVRSNEDRRVVRLALTPEGLAIAARMPAIFNSVMDHLLGGFTPEEVGFLKSMLRRVLVNSGEHTGLTRDAASNFDSKS